acaaaacaaaaaaacaactattgAACAAACATGAGCATCCCACTTGGCCACATTGAAGATAAAGAGTCCTTCCCGTACAGAGCCCATGTAATAATTTGAGATGCCTTCCAAGATTGTTCGTTTACTCCACCAAGATCATTTAGAAAGCACTAAATTGTTtaaggtgatactgtcccatttttggaaattattttacacctccccttcagttcaataatagggttttaccgttctcctttactttcaactgttctctgggtatggcagtgcaaacttaacctccaagctagcagttaacattgagtcctattagaccagctggtggctaactggtctcataggactcaatgtcaactgctagcttggaggtaaaatttgcactgccatacccagagaacagttgaaagtatagaagaacggtaaaaccaaggggaggtgtaaaataagctttttccaaaaatgggacagtgtcactttaaaggaccacttcagtcaatttcaataagctgttgcattgctcacgctacccttgacttgtcagaacccggtgatgccaatttttttctttcagagatctgagctattgtaatggggggagcttttgtttactttttaaaaattcttgatataggcctactacaaatattttctcaagaggtaccactgtttgctagttgtctgctgatgttgcataacctttttgcataaccttttttgggaataaatcaagatggttttttttaatgtaaacaaacaccttcccccattacaatgacgaggatctcagaaaaggctggggaaaaaaatcttaaggtattgacaagtccagggtagtgtgagcattacaacggcatgttgaaattggcttaagttatcctttaattgaGTCTAACGCACCATTCTAGCTCGTAACTCTGCAATTCTTGGCGTTTCCTTAGTTTTCCCTACATCAATGTTGTAAATGGAAGTTtggagaaaagtgaaaaagttgTTCAAGGCAGGACTGTAAGATGTACCAAAGACAAAGTGGGCcttgaagagttcatccagggctCCGACTGAGGTGGTGCCTTGGCATGGAAGTGCGTGCTTGTCGATGGCAATGAAGAAGGAGTGAATGCTGCTTTTTGTGGGTCCCTGTGCAAGGAGGTAGGGCTGACGGCTTTCAGTGATGTTGTCTAGATGCTGCTGCAGACTTGTTCCCgtctatgacaaaacacattcaataacacaaTTTATTAGAACAATAACATGACATCACTCTCAACTCTAAAAAATAAAGGATGTAAGAATGTTATGTTACTAGTGGTTGACTCAGGTTTGAGGGAATGATGTGGAGTGCTGTTGGCCCTGGCAGTGAGGGTGACCATGTTTAAAATGATGTTAGAAAGTGTAAGGGTAGAGGAGTAATGTTTGAAGAGGTGGGCTCAATAGTGGACTCATGTTTGAGGCTGTGCGTGTGCAGGATATTATTCGTATAGTGCACActtcaagctttcatatggtatataacaagctacGATTGCCAACTGCAGAATGACTCTAGAGGCCAAACATGTTACTGCTGCTTTTCATGCCTCTTACACTTGAATGACTGCACAtcctacctgcactacctcaacacacacacttgacttgataGTTTAGTACTAACTAGGGCTGAAACATTAGAGCATTCTGTGGCCATGTACAATATGGTGTaaaaaaaagtatagtgggagtgcgTTATACTACTGTTACCAGTCGTCATGGTAGAATATCCCtcctggtggtgatgatggtggtcacggtgatgatgatgatgatgatggtggtgttttgtagtgatggtctttttaactttttaacttattcacttatttattattgttctagccccctctcctcctttttatgaagctgctaatgcactttttacaaatgcactttcacttttactaatgtacttgatgtttttaacagagatatttctattttctttaacatctctatttctatctatcttatatatacttttttaacctcctggtcttGTGTTGCATgtatgctgtctgctgttttgaaatgaatttccccatggcgggataataaagggcatactatactatactatactccccgactataaatggtgtgtgtgtttgtgtgtgtgtgtgtgtgtgtgtgtgccggggggaCGGTGGTGGTCTAGTCTGGTCTAAGGAAAGGCTTCATGTATGGGGTATGAAGTGTtgttggagtggaggggtggtgggaggACTTGATTCATTGTCAAATATAATTCTAGTGTACCTTTTGGAATTTGATTAGGTGATCCACTGCATTAGATGCTGATATCTTCCCTGGCTTCTTGCGTCCCTGTGCGGATGGCGGTAGCAGATGTAGCAGCAGTATGATGGCAGACGTATCACTGTCCCAGCCTTAAGTCAAACAAGCATCATGTTAACATTCAGCCATACTTTTCCACCGTCCTCAATATATTTAGCAACATGCTTCTCCACATTCAAAGACTTACCATTTTCAACTTCAGTGGATGTCTCAGCATTGTGCATCAAATCAAGAAGGTCTGTGGAGGGGACCAGTCCATGGCTTTCCTTAATGACTCTTGCCCTGAAAGTGGTAGGCCATCTCTCCAGGAATTTATTGGCAGTCTGCTCGCCAAACATCAGTCTGAAATCCTGCTCTACCTGtaatttgaaaaggaaaaaaaggaaaggaggacAACTGCAGTCAGTACCTTGTGCAACATTTTACAATAGGCCTCACTCTTCAATCAAGTCAAGTCGTCTTTATTGTCGATTTCTTTACATtagtggtcatacaaagaatttgaaataacatttcttactttcccatgcagacatagacgtagactttaggtgtggacatagacaatttgacatagacaatacgcatacattacacctagagtacctataaaaTACCATTACAGACATATAATGAATGTAGAACTAGATGTCTTACCAGTCCTGGTGTGTCCAGGAACCGTGGAAAAACTGAGAAGACCTCTGCAGATTTGTCATGGTCATTGACCATTGCTTGGCGGTAACTGAAggtggttttcattttttcacgGATGGTTTCCTCATCAGCAGAATGTCTCAACACAGCGATAGCGGATTCCACTTCCTCATCAGTCAGGACTTCGGCAGTAAAGGGTGTAGTACGTCCATGGCCTGGCCCACcaactttaaaacaaaacaattttgttGTTAATGTTTAGAACTGCACAGTTGTATATCTTCCTTTAAACACACTTCACAGGTTGACCATTCACCCACATTATAAATGTTACCTTTAGGAGATTTAACTGCTGGAACTCTTTCCTCAGAAGCCTTTCGTTGAATGGTCTTCAACCGCCATGCAATGTATCCTGAACCACTTTCCGGATCGTAGTAGTGTTCCtatgtataatatacagtatgcacagtataatgtacactcatacggtaacactttattttagtgttacatctattagcactagcacatacaatgttaatgcctgtatactgtataagtaacttgtaaggcaagtactaagcaaaatcaaacatttgttaggcatgtgtttgcaaatgtcttgttcatgcacaattagggatttattaccaatataaccttagtaaggacctaacaaatgtttgattttgcttagtacatgccttcaaAGTTACTTATaccggcattaacattgtatgtattcgtggttatagatgtaacactaaaataaagcgttaccattcATACAAGCAACAGTTTGAAGGGGTGATATATTGTAAAACCTTTACTTACATagccattctgtgagtatgggtcTTCAAGATATGGAAACAGAGCGATAATCCCCTGTGCATACATCACTTTCACACTCCGCGGCGGCGAGGTCCTGGTGTATTCAATAAacaacattattatatggttgtgacgtcatcggtcgaatgctccattcatttcaacggggctccccaacgttcgcacgtctgttatttttcgataacggacgggttggtctataacagaccgctgtcaatggcaacaagacttttcactgctaaagcgacttttcaacaagactctaatcagctgctgtgatagacaacacctgttgtcctggctagctgttgccgagcggtgttccacaacggcactgttttgttttgcgcagcaacaatcttaacattaaataggcctaaagaaatgtccccgccatgtgtgaatcatttaagtatatccatataataagcgggttaactttcggcgagtcggtcgctttgtggaatagcagcacttcagagagaacaagacccctccgctccgcgtcggggtctaaagattctctgtcgtgctgctattccacggtagcgaccttctcgccgaacgttaacccttacttattagaGGACACTGAACACCATAATCGAAAGAATAATTGCAATGATGTTTAACTGTCTCATGATAACACATTTGACCTATACTTACCCATGTGTTTCCGTCATTTCTGCAGCAAGTATGTTGATGAGCCGTCTTCTGGTTGAATCTgtgattgattttgtttttgcataCTCCTCGATGATACGGTCACCTCCAGGctttgtagtcaggattttttcaaTCAGCTAAAAGATAACATATGAAGCAATGTATTTTGAAAAACTGTTGGTAATTCTGAAACAAACAAGATACatacgggtcatttcacgtgaaatcagacactttgggacccgaccgacccggatttcgatcatacttggtgtgccttttcagtagcaaggtagcaccccagaactgcattggtttgaatctgacactaatattaagggagaaacagactaggaaaggttcacatgtgagggtaggacactatacattcagccttgaatatatcagtcagtgttagtcacaaaaagatgcctgtggtgttgtttgaaagctcttttctggctctacatattacacaatcaccttggaatacaactactctcagaatatgaattatgatgaattgaaaaattaaaaattgaatatctaaaaaactcatattttaaaatggccagttccttgtccaaacgtagccggcaatgtcatgagcagcacctaaaatgctggtgttcggtttgttattcatttcagagagaagttgactcacaaatatggcatcatacagaccacttactaataatatggtaataccatagtagcatcacatgacaaaacaaaaacaaaacaaaaatggtcagtgtccatggtccc
The Engraulis encrasicolus isolate BLACKSEA-1 chromosome 12, IST_EnEncr_1.0, whole genome shotgun sequence DNA segment above includes these coding regions:
- the LOC134460385 gene encoding uncharacterized protein LOC134460385 — protein: MLLRVSFGGVQKYIKMLELTFDDFLREVSLKFNIPEDRWLDLKVYDQSNTEVDAEVFEELVKEFHGPFLVSLANEAPGNPQFTSSPGSTASDDTVILNFSLLEPAEEPLEPAEEPLEPAEEPVAAQGSQPKRPCRINYEAKTLIEKILTTKPGGDRIIEEYAKTKSITDSTRRRLINILAAEMTETHGTSPPRSVKVMYAQGIIALFPYLEDPYSQNGYEHYYDPESGSGYIAWRLKTIQRKASEERVPAVKSPKVGGPGHGRTTPFTAEVLTDEEVESAIAVLRHSADEETIREKMKTTFSYRQAMVNDHDKSAEVFSVFPRFLDTPGLVEQDFRLMFGEQTANKFLERWPTTFRARVIKESHGLVPSTDLLDLMHNAETSTEVENGWDSDTSAIILLLHLLPPSAQGRKKPGKISASNAVDHLIKFQKVH